Proteins from a genomic interval of Plasmodium sp. gorilla clade G2 genome assembly, chromosome: 10:
- a CDS encoding initiation factor 2 subunit family, putative, whose protein sequence is MDDKSYSTFAKRKKKKVNGKINKEKFKKNIIKNDKYVKVSTLNKNISKKTFLHTLFKSFIKPYNERNTAFYSILCIINNIYKCTYFNEHRCFICKSLYEDTSKQLEEKKNIYYYYSSDGDDNNFPYNIYYNIRKINLNESNKTSKNSSNSNKIIVTANKNNAKTLNSFLLNECPLFSDTSNLEYADEERKKNDGATEDYDESKENVKNMTNVENCNKVKMNVTLRHFSNSNKSNNINNNNNNNNNKSQNINNNNNNNNSENQLCACPVQNFVNVKLNFTNSNQYHFLSHEKSNFVDIYNFKVFDKISMYDKILLDLNQNEIHPNILRTGIFFNKCSITTHNHRNVDLLTALKSFIKDYTLPPYEPINKHMKIVIDKEINYIIMCKKHSVSMGEVIRWFKNMISEHIGKNVLEETKEIITNNINNYIRTKIVIPSINISNYVSNHIIENNDVILIYTFDYDIYLSILKAKRNGKNFEIILVDSEPYKNSYNIKLYTKLGISVTYTLIGGLFYNIRRCTKVLLGIDAIIHNSVYGHVGTSIICMMSNINNVDVYIVCETYKISNKILIDSFSMNNINNNLDIYDYMYMHHYHHHSNPHKCDHKCNKNVEGGTNFNKKLNNFIHSYSDIKTNNILFNNINTKYKKPTVRYVSTSVSAIALKKKAVTKKKKKKKEEWEGDEVRAVNEDKKVKDLNDVKKEDVKKEDVKNEDVKNEDVKNEDVKNEDVKNEDVKNEDVKNVKEVKKMNDIKEQREQLEDELKSSNKTLFNKCTASLEDQTRENLKEKESQKLYIKYSNERITNEMKMQYESKIEHCDNYKSSSYTRHIETTKLHESTDTLVKCENATNNSESNITCFTKNVKEEKTNITDVQEKHVCQMNNINDVEMEKKKLKTKEEKISLNYVKEVNTVSSNSTFTTGSTKSILKQQTYLSHEIKNEKTMVKINYKNISQTISSDNNNNNNNNNSKVINKKNKVFFNLKNDRNNFEQSTYSLNFKNHFDIKSSNINTSTDQNINESDKDQMCCNDICHSICKSIGNVNIKNVCTDKHNDTNLFTSVFSHINKINSNNDKSFYVANICNDVTPLKYINYIVTEVGLYTSSNKNALNAFIHNNI, encoded by the coding sequence ATGGATGACAAATCCTATTCAACCTTTGccaagagaaaaaaaaaaaaggtgaatggaaaaataaataaagagaaatttaaaaagaatattataaagaatGATAAGTATGTAAAAGTATCaacattaaataaaaatattagtaAGAAAACTTTTTTACATACTTTATTTAAAAGTTTTATTAAGCCATATAATGAGAGGAATACAGCATTTTACTctattttatgtattataaataatatttataaatgtacTTATTTTAATGAACATCGGTGTTTTATTTGTAAATCTTTATATGAAGACACATCGAAGCaattagaagaaaaaaaaaatatttattattattatagtaGCGATGgggatgataataatttcccttacaatatatattataatataagaaaaataaatttaaatgaatCCAATAAAACTTCTAAAAATAGTTCAAATAGCAATAAAATTATTGTAACagcaaataaaaataatgcaAAGACATTGAACAGTTTCTTATTAAATGAATGTCCTCTTTTTAGTGACACGAGTAATTTGGAATACGCTGATGAAGAGAGAAAGAAAAATGATGGTGCCACAGAAGATTATGATGAAAGTaaagaaaatgtaaaaaatatgacaAATGTGGAAAATTGTAATAAGGTTAAAATGAATGTAACTTTGAGACATtttagtaatagtaataaaagtaacaacataaataataataataataataataataataaaagccaaaacataaataataataataataataataatagtgagAACCAACTATGTGCCTGCCCAGTACAAAATTTTGTTAatgtaaaattaaattttactAATTCAAATCAATACCATTTTTTATCACATGAAAAAAGTAATTttgtagatatatataattttaaagtGTTTGATAAAATAAGTATGTATGATAAGATATTATTAGATCTTAATCAAAATGAGATTCATCCGAATATATTAAGGACaggaatattttttaataaatgttcAATAACTACACATAATCATAGGAACGTGGATTTGCTTACAGCTTTAAAATCATTTATTAAAGATTATACATTACCCCCATATGAGcctataaataaacatatgaaAATTGTAAtagataaagaaataaattatattattatgtgtaAAAAACATAGTGTTAGTATGGGAGAAGTTATAAGATggtttaaaaatatgatatctGAACATATAGGGAAAAATGTTCTAGAAGAGActaaagaaattataacaaataatattaacaattaTATTAGAACAAAAATAGTTATACcttcaataaatatatctaattATGTATCAAATCACATTATAGAGAATAATGatgttattttaatatatacatttgattatgatatatatctttCAATATTAAAAGCAAAAAGAAATGGGAAAAACTTTGAAATAATTTTAGTTGATTCAGAACCTTATAaaaattcttataatataaaattatataccaAATTAGGAATATCAGTTACTTATACCTTAATTGGTGgcttattttataatattagaaGATGTACAAAAGTGTTATTAGGTATTGATGCAATTATACATAATAGCGTTTATGGGCATGTAGGTACTAGTATCATTTGTATGATgtctaatataaataatgtagaTGTATATATTGTTTGTGAAACTTATAAAATAAGTAATAAAATACTTATTGATAGTTTcagtatgaataatataaataataatctagatatatatgattatatgtatatgcatcattatcatcatcattctAATCCCCATAAATGTGATCATAAgtgtaataaaaatgtagagGGAGGTACCaactttaataaaaaattaaataactTTATACATTCTTATTCTGATATAAAGACaaacaatattttatttaataatataaatacaaaatataaaaaaccgACCGTTAGATATGTTTCGACCTCCGTATCTGCTATTgcattgaaaaaaaaagcagtaactaaaaagaaaaaaaagaaaaaggaagAATGGGAAGGGGATGAAGTTAGGGCAGTAAATGAGGACAAGAAAGTTAAAGACTTGAATGATGTGAAGAAGGAAGACGTGAAAAAGGAAGatgtaaaaaatgaagatgtaaaaaatgaagatgtaaaaaatgaagatgtaaaaaatgaagatgtaaaaaatgaagatgtaaaaaatgaagatgtaaaaaatgtgaaagaggtaaaaaaaatgaacgaCATAAAAGAACAAAGAGAGCAACTTGAGGATGAATTAAAAAGTTCAAACAAAACTTTATTTAACAAATGTACTGCCTCTTTAGAAGACCAAACGAGAGAAAATCTAAAAGAAAAGGAAtcacaaaaattatatattaaatactcAAATGAGCGAATTACTAATGAAATGAAAATGCAATATGAAAGTAAGATAGAACATTGTGATAATTACAAATCATCTTCTTATACACGTCATATAGAAACAACCAAATTACATGAATCTACAGATACATTAGTAAAATGCGAAAATGCTACTAATAATAGCGAATCAAATATAACATGCTTTACTAAAAAcgttaaagaagaaaaaacaaatataacaGATGTACAAGAAAAACATGTTTGTCAAATGAATAACATAAATGATGTagaaatggaaaaaaaaaagttgaaaacaaaagaagaaaaaatatccTTAAATTATGTTAAAGAAGTTAACACTGTTAGTAGTAATAGTACATTTACTACTGGATCAACAAAAAGTATCTTAAAACAACAAACATATTTATCtcatgaaataaaaaatgaaaaaactaTGGTAAAGatcaattataaaaatatatctcaAACTATATCatctgataataataataataataataataataatagtaaagtgattaataaaaaaaataaggtattttttaatttaaagaaTGATAGAAATAATTTTGAACAAAGTACGTATTCCTTAAATTTCAAAAATCATTTTGATATTAAATcaagtaatataaatacatcaACAGATCAAAATATCAATGAAAGTGATAAGGATCAAATGTGCTGTAATGATATTTGCCATTCCATCTGTAAGTCTATTGGAAatgtgaatataaaaaatgtttgtACTGATAAACATAATGATACTAATTTATTTACATCTGTATTctcacatataaataaaattaattcaaataatgataaatctTTTTATGTAgcaaatatatgtaatgatGTTACCCCtctcaaatatattaattatattgtgACCGAAGTGGGTCTTTATACAAgttcaaataaaaatgcTTTAAATGcttttattcataataatatataa
- a CDS encoding GDP-L-fucose synthase has product MTRICLVTGGTGLLGSSLREVIKNENKNIIEKGNEIIIKSNENKNIITKYIFLSSEMCNLKDYDKSKLVFEKYNFTDIIHFAAHVGGLYANKNNNLDFLINNLEISMNVIKLCHEYSISRGIFTLSTCIFPENCSLPLTEEKIHDGKCHQSNEGYSISKRVLEVLVRFYREKYNYEWICIIPTNIYGKYDNFNLENAHVIPSIIHKMYLAKVNNTNVNLLGDGSAVRQFIYNTDVNKILYYILNHYYSKNLTIIKDNIYNIIFSTNLPSNELSIKELANKIKYYLNFDNKIMFDTTKDNGIHKKTSSNDTLMKLLDNSFTFTELDNGLKETIDWFIEEYKNIRK; this is encoded by the exons atgacaAGAATTTGTCTTGTAACTGGTGGAACAGGTTTGTTAGGAAGTAGTTTACGtgaagtaataaaaaatgaaaataagaatattatagaaaaaggaaatgaaataattatcaagtcaaatgaaaataaaaacattattacaaaatatattttcttaagtTCGGAAATGTGTAATTTGAAAGATTATGATAAAAGTAAACTtgtttttgaaaaatataattttactgACATAATACATTTCGCAGCACATGTAGGAGGTTTATATGCAAACAAAAATAACAACTTAGATTTTCTCATTAACAATTTAGAAATTAGTATGAATGTAATTAAACTCTGTCACGAATATTca atTAGTAGAGGTATTTTTACACTATCTACTTGTATTTTCCCTGAAAATTGTTCTCTACCATTAACTGAAGAAAAAATTCATGATGGTAAATGTCACCAAAGTAACGAAGGATATAGTATATCAAAAAGAGTATTAGAAGTTTTGGTTAGATTTTACagagaaaaatataactaTGAATGGATATGTATAATACCTACAAATATATACggaaaatatgataattttaatttagaaAATGCGCATGTTATACCATCAATCATACATAAAATGTATCTAGCTAaag taaataatacaaatgtaAATCTTTTGGGGGACGGCAGCGCGGTAAGACAATTTATTTACAACACAgatgttaataaaatattatattatatacttaatcactattattcaaaaaatttaacaattataaaagataacatttataatattatattttccacTAATCTTCCATCAAATg AATTAAGCATAAAGGAACTAgctaataaaattaaatattatttaaattttgataataaaatcATG TTTGATACAACAAAGGACAATGGAATTCATAAGAAg ACTTCCAGTAATGACACATTAATGAAGTTGTTGGATAATTCATTTACATTTACTGAATTAGATAATg GATTGAAAGAAACTATTGATTGGTTCATTGAagaatacaaaaatataagaaaataa